One window of Nocardia sp. NBC_00508 genomic DNA carries:
- a CDS encoding YbaB/EbfC family nucleoid-associated protein, whose product MSAEMDALVASATQKLEALEAALYGLEQVRGRFTSEDGAVSVEVNSDGALVGLTLAESVISLPPTEVGQLIVWACRQAAEDAGAQRSKVVATLNESFVPAGQPPGATNGGGPDSA is encoded by the coding sequence ATGAGCGCGGAAATGGACGCCCTGGTCGCGTCGGCGACCCAGAAGCTGGAGGCGCTGGAAGCGGCACTGTACGGGCTCGAGCAGGTGCGCGGACGATTCACCAGCGAGGACGGCGCGGTGAGCGTGGAGGTGAACAGCGACGGAGCGCTGGTGGGTCTCACGCTGGCGGAGTCGGTCATATCGCTGCCGCCCACCGAGGTCGGACAGCTGATCGTATGGGCGTGCCGACAGGCCGCCGAGGACGCCGGCGCACAGCGGTCCAAGGTCGTTGCGACACTGAACGAGTCGTTCGTCCCCGCCGGGCAGCCGCCCGGAGCGACGAATGGGGGCGGGCCGGATAGTGCCTGA
- a CDS encoding NAD(P)H-quinone dehydrogenase, protein MTRIAIIGGGPAGYEAALVAAQHGASVTLIDSDGIGGACVLWDCVPSKTFIASTGVRTDLRRARDLGITLDPNQAQVQLPEVNARVKALALAQSSDIRSKLQTVGVTVLSGRGELIDPGSGLAAHRVLAKLADGAQQTVEAEVVLIATGASPRVLPGAEPDGERILNWRQLYDLEELPETLVVVGSGVTGAEFVSAYTEMGVRVKLVSSRDRVLPGEDADAALVLEDALAERGVELVKHARADAVERTAEGIVVKLSDGRTVSGSHALMTVGSTPNTAGLGLERVGIELDRGGYLRVDRVSRTSVPGIYAAGDCTGLLPLASVAAMQGRIAMYHALGEGVSPIRLKTVASAVFTRPEIATVGVSQTAIDNGEVPARTVMLPLNTNPRAKMSGLRRGFVKIFCRPATGVVIGGVVVAPIASELILPIALAVQNNLTVNDLAQTFSVYPSLTGSVTEAARLLMRHDDLD, encoded by the coding sequence ATGACCCGCATCGCGATCATCGGTGGCGGACCGGCCGGCTACGAGGCGGCCCTGGTGGCGGCCCAGCACGGTGCGTCGGTGACGCTGATCGATTCCGACGGCATCGGCGGGGCGTGTGTGCTGTGGGACTGCGTCCCCTCCAAGACGTTCATCGCCTCGACCGGAGTGCGCACCGACCTGCGCCGCGCCCGCGATCTCGGGATCACCCTCGACCCGAACCAGGCGCAGGTCCAGCTGCCTGAGGTGAACGCTCGCGTGAAGGCGCTGGCACTGGCCCAGTCCTCGGATATCCGCTCGAAGTTGCAGACCGTCGGGGTGACGGTGCTGTCCGGACGCGGCGAGTTGATCGATCCCGGCAGCGGTCTGGCCGCGCACCGGGTGCTCGCCAAGCTGGCCGACGGCGCCCAGCAGACCGTCGAGGCCGAGGTGGTGCTGATCGCCACCGGAGCCAGCCCCCGCGTGCTGCCCGGCGCCGAACCGGACGGTGAGCGCATCCTCAATTGGCGTCAGCTCTATGACCTGGAGGAGCTGCCGGAGACCTTGGTGGTGGTCGGCTCCGGCGTGACCGGTGCCGAGTTCGTCTCCGCGTACACCGAAATGGGCGTGCGGGTGAAGCTGGTCTCCAGCCGCGACCGCGTGCTGCCCGGCGAGGACGCCGACGCGGCCCTCGTGCTGGAGGACGCGCTCGCCGAACGCGGCGTCGAACTGGTCAAGCACGCACGCGCCGACGCGGTGGAGCGCACCGCCGAAGGCATCGTGGTCAAGTTGTCCGACGGGCGCACGGTGTCCGGCTCACACGCGCTGATGACCGTCGGTTCGACACCCAACACCGCGGGGCTGGGGCTGGAGCGGGTGGGCATCGAACTCGATCGCGGCGGCTACCTGCGGGTGGATCGGGTTTCGCGCACGTCGGTGCCGGGCATCTACGCCGCGGGCGACTGCACCGGTCTGCTGCCGCTGGCCTCGGTGGCCGCGATGCAGGGACGCATCGCGATGTACCACGCACTCGGCGAGGGTGTCAGTCCGATTCGCCTGAAGACCGTTGCCTCCGCGGTGTTCACCCGGCCTGAGATCGCGACCGTCGGGGTGAGCCAGACCGCGATCGACAACGGCGAGGTACCCGCGCGCACCGTGATGCTGCCGCTGAACACCAACCCGCGCGCCAAGATGTCCGGGCTGCGCCGCGGTTTCGTCAAGATCTTCTGCCGTCCCGCGACCGGTGTGGTGATCGGCGGCGTGGTCGTGGCGCCGATCGCCTCGGAACTGATTCTGCCGATCGCCCTTGCGGTGCAGAACAATCTGACGGTGAACGACCTGGCCCAGACCTTCTCCGTCTACCCGTCGCTCACCGGGTCGGTGACCGAGGCGGCCCGTCTGCTGATGCGGCACGACGACCTGGATTGA
- a CDS encoding gamma-glutamylcyclotransferase — protein sequence MPIYAAYGSNMDATQMLERCPHSPMSGTGWLEGWRLTFAGDDIGWEGPLATVVEEPGSQVFVVLYDVSPEDELRLDRWEGSDFGIHKKIRLRVTRNGDGDTEPTLAWLYVLDAYEGGLPSARYLGVIADAAEKAGAPPDYVHELRTRNSRNVGPGNFG from the coding sequence GTGCCGATCTATGCCGCCTACGGGTCCAACATGGACGCAACGCAGATGCTCGAGCGCTGTCCACACTCCCCCATGTCCGGGACGGGCTGGTTGGAGGGCTGGCGGCTCACCTTCGCCGGGGACGACATCGGCTGGGAAGGGCCTCTCGCGACGGTCGTCGAGGAACCGGGTTCCCAGGTCTTCGTCGTGCTCTACGACGTATCCCCGGAGGACGAGCTGCGGCTGGACCGCTGGGAAGGTTCGGACTTCGGCATCCACAAGAAGATCCGCCTTCGCGTCACCCGCAACGGCGACGGCGACACCGAACCCACCCTCGCCTGGCTCTACGTGCTGGACGCCTATGAAGGCGGCCTGCCGTCGGCCCGCTACCTCGGCGTGATCGCGGACGCCGCCGAAAAAGCGGGCGCGCCACCGGATTACGTACACGAGCTACGGACCCGAAACAGCCGCAACGTGGGGCCGGGCAACTTCGGCTGA
- a CDS encoding M20 family metallopeptidase yields the protein MESWLADHTVDLVQWRRHIHANPELSRTEFGTTEFVSAWLTKAGLAPQVLPGGTGLICDIGPEGRRIGLRADIDALPLQEFTGLSFASTVPGVSHACGHDAHTTILLGTALALAEVPELPVGVRLVFQPAEEVMPGGAIDVVATGAMADVERIFALHCDPRLEVGRVGIRVGAITSAADTIELVLDSPGGHTSRPHLTSDLVYAIGTVITGLPGLLSRRIDPRTSTVMVWGAVSAGKAPNAIPQTGMLTGTIRTGDHDTWSLLEPMVREIVDGLLAPTGVRYQLNYRRGVPPVVNEEHSTRMFEDAIRALGPDTLSDTLQSGGGEDFSWYLEEVPGAMARLGVWPGEGEQLDLHQPTFDIDERALAVGVRVLSNIVLGV from the coding sequence GTGGAGTCGTGGCTGGCCGATCACACCGTCGACCTGGTCCAGTGGCGACGGCACATCCACGCCAACCCGGAACTGTCCCGCACCGAGTTCGGCACCACCGAGTTCGTCTCGGCCTGGCTGACCAAGGCGGGTCTGGCCCCCCAGGTACTTCCCGGCGGCACCGGTCTCATCTGTGATATCGGGCCGGAGGGCCGACGGATCGGTCTGCGCGCCGATATCGACGCGCTGCCCCTGCAGGAGTTCACCGGACTGAGTTTCGCCTCCACTGTGCCGGGAGTGTCGCACGCGTGCGGCCACGACGCGCACACCACGATCCTGCTCGGCACGGCGCTGGCCCTGGCCGAGGTGCCCGAGCTGCCGGTCGGCGTGCGGCTGGTCTTCCAGCCGGCCGAAGAGGTCATGCCCGGCGGCGCGATCGATGTGGTCGCCACGGGAGCGATGGCCGACGTCGAGCGGATCTTCGCGCTGCACTGCGATCCACGCTTGGAGGTGGGCCGGGTCGGCATCCGGGTGGGCGCGATCACCTCGGCAGCCGACACCATCGAGCTGGTGCTCGACTCGCCGGGCGGCCACACCTCACGCCCACACCTGACCAGTGACCTGGTCTACGCGATCGGCACCGTGATCACCGGCCTGCCCGGCCTGCTGAGCCGCCGGATCGACCCGCGCACCAGCACCGTGATGGTGTGGGGCGCGGTGAGCGCGGGCAAGGCGCCGAACGCCATTCCGCAGACCGGCATGCTCACCGGCACCATCCGCACCGGCGATCACGACACCTGGTCGCTGCTGGAGCCGATGGTGCGCGAGATCGTCGACGGCCTGCTCGCCCCGACAGGCGTCCGCTACCAGCTCAACTACCGGCGTGGCGTGCCCCCTGTGGTCAACGAGGAGCACTCCACCCGCATGTTCGAGGACGCGATCCGTGCGCTCGGTCCCGACACGCTGTCGGACACCTTGCAGTCCGGCGGCGGCGAGGATTTCTCCTGGTACCTGGAAGAGGTGCCGGGCGCGATGGCGCGCCTCGGCGTGTGGCCCGGCGAAGGCGAACAGCTGGATCTGCACCAGCCGACCTTCGACATCGATGAGCGGGCGCTCGCGGTCGGCGTTCGAGTGCTGAGCAATATCGTGCTCGGTGTTTGA
- a CDS encoding M20 family metallopeptidase: MPPPRRGPDRSHRDDHVVCSDADPADRSDAAIDAASAELIALSHAIHAEPELAFEESRSVAKTIAPLAERGFQIETEVAELPTAFRASYGSGPLTVALCAEYDALPEIGHACGHNIIAASSVGAALGLAEVADALGITVLVFGTPAEESGGGKVLMLERGVFDDVAMAMMVHPGPLDIVRARSLALADVSVVFHGREAHASAAPEEGRNAGDAVTVTQVALGLLRQHLLPGQQLHGIVGDGGVAPNIVPGRAELLYYLRAVDSASLDDLTRRASACFEAGALATGCTHEIRTLAPTYTELTPDPELLFAYREQIIGLGRVPLAPELEAQRPLGSTDMGNVTNVIPGIHPVIGIDAGGAVTHQPGFAAASVNASADRAVLDGALALARTAITVARDDIHRDRLLQRLVQRQEDIR; this comes from the coding sequence ATGCCACCACCGCGCCGTGGGCCCGACCGATCGCACCGTGACGACCACGTTGTGTGCTCGGACGCCGACCCGGCCGATCGCAGTGACGCCGCGATCGACGCGGCGTCCGCCGAGCTGATCGCGCTCTCGCACGCGATCCACGCCGAGCCGGAGCTGGCGTTCGAGGAGAGCCGCAGCGTCGCCAAGACCATCGCCCCGCTCGCCGAACGTGGGTTCCAGATCGAGACCGAGGTTGCCGAGCTGCCGACGGCCTTCCGTGCCAGCTACGGCAGTGGGCCGCTCACGGTGGCCCTGTGCGCCGAATACGACGCGTTGCCCGAGATCGGGCATGCCTGCGGGCACAACATCATCGCCGCCTCCTCGGTCGGCGCGGCGCTGGGCCTCGCCGAGGTCGCCGACGCGCTGGGCATCACTGTGCTGGTGTTCGGCACGCCGGCCGAGGAAAGCGGCGGCGGCAAGGTGCTCATGCTGGAGCGCGGAGTGTTCGACGACGTCGCGATGGCGATGATGGTGCACCCCGGTCCGCTGGACATCGTCAGGGCCCGCTCGCTGGCGCTGGCCGACGTCTCGGTGGTCTTCCACGGGCGCGAGGCGCACGCCAGCGCGGCCCCGGAGGAGGGCCGCAACGCGGGCGACGCGGTCACCGTCACACAGGTTGCCCTGGGGTTGCTCCGACAACATCTCCTGCCGGGCCAGCAACTGCACGGTATAGTCGGCGACGGTGGCGTAGCTCCCAACATCGTGCCCGGACGTGCGGAACTGCTGTATTACCTACGCGCAGTCGACTCCGCATCCCTCGACGATCTGACGCGACGAGCGTCGGCTTGCTTCGAGGCGGGTGCCCTCGCGACCGGCTGCACCCACGAAATCCGGACGCTCGCGCCGACCTACACCGAGTTGACCCCGGATCCGGAGTTATTGTTCGCCTACCGCGAGCAGATCATCGGATTGGGACGCGTGCCGCTCGCTCCGGAACTCGAGGCGCAGCGGCCGCTGGGCAGCACGGACATGGGCAACGTCACCAACGTCATTCCGGGCATTCACCCGGTCATCGGCATTGATGCCGGTGGTGCGGTGACACATCAGCCAGGCTTCGCCGCCGCGAGCGTCAACGCCTCGGCGGATCGTGCGGTCCTCGACGGCGCGCTCGCGCTCGCGCGTACCGCGATCACCGTCGCACGCGATGACATCCATAGAGACAGGTTGTTGCAACGGCTAGTTCAACGACAGGAGGACATTCGGTGA
- a CDS encoding phospho-sugar mutase, with product MLRFGTAGLRGPLHDGPDGMNVTTVTRTTAGIVDWLRGRCLGGGAVVVGRDARHGSAEFATATAEVFAAAGFPVTLLPRPLPTPVVAYAVRELGAVAGVQVTASHNPATDNGYKVYLDGGSQLIAPADTEIERCIEKVIEPVDRATVTLANDDMVRRYLRRVTELPALIGGPGERARIRIALTPLHGVGGDLAVEALTAAGFPDVHMVDEQFEPDPDFPTVAFPNPEEPGATDLLHALAARISADVAIALDPDADRCMVGIPQSDGTWQMLRGDETGVLLGDCVLRTAAADALVATTIVSSRLLSRLAPARGGRYAETLTGFKWLARAGDGLVYAYEEAIGHCVDPATVRDKDGISAAVLVADLVARLKAVGRTLNDELDDYAVEFGLHAGDQVSLRLASAADAAAVVERLRANPPDEIADEPVEYTDQLQVRGRMRTDALIFEGASSRLVVRPSGTEPKLKCYLEVVETVGSRADLPGARNAARVRLSALRDFCLTL from the coding sequence ATGCTGCGCTTCGGCACGGCCGGCCTGCGCGGGCCGCTGCACGACGGTCCGGACGGCATGAACGTCACCACGGTGACCAGGACGACCGCCGGGATCGTCGACTGGCTGCGCGGCCGCTGTCTCGGCGGCGGCGCGGTGGTCGTCGGCCGTGACGCCAGGCACGGATCCGCCGAATTCGCCACGGCAACCGCGGAAGTCTTTGCCGCGGCGGGCTTTCCGGTGACGCTGCTGCCGCGTCCGCTGCCGACGCCGGTGGTCGCGTACGCGGTGCGTGAGCTCGGCGCGGTCGCGGGCGTGCAGGTCACCGCGTCGCACAATCCGGCCACCGACAACGGTTACAAGGTCTATCTCGACGGCGGTTCGCAGTTGATCGCCCCGGCCGACACCGAAATCGAGCGCTGCATCGAGAAGGTCATCGAGCCCGTCGATCGTGCCACGGTCACCCTCGCGAACGACGACATGGTGCGGCGCTACCTGCGCCGCGTCACCGAACTGCCCGCCCTGATCGGCGGCCCCGGCGAGCGGGCGCGCATCCGGATCGCGCTCACCCCGCTGCACGGCGTCGGCGGCGACCTCGCCGTCGAAGCGCTCACCGCGGCGGGCTTCCCCGACGTCCACATGGTCGACGAACAGTTCGAGCCCGACCCCGACTTCCCCACCGTGGCGTTCCCGAACCCGGAGGAACCCGGCGCGACCGACCTGCTGCACGCGCTGGCCGCGCGGATCAGCGCCGATGTGGCGATCGCGCTCGACCCGGACGCCGACCGTTGCATGGTAGGCATTCCGCAGTCCGACGGAACCTGGCAGATGCTGCGCGGCGACGAGACCGGCGTGTTGCTCGGTGACTGCGTGCTTCGCACCGCCGCCGCCGACGCGCTGGTGGCGACGACGATCGTATCCTCGCGGCTGCTGTCCAGACTGGCTCCGGCGCGCGGCGGCCGCTACGCGGAGACGCTCACCGGGTTCAAGTGGCTGGCCCGCGCGGGCGACGGCCTGGTGTACGCCTACGAGGAGGCGATCGGCCACTGCGTCGACCCGGCGACAGTCCGGGACAAGGACGGCATCTCCGCCGCGGTGCTGGTCGCCGACCTGGTCGCCCGGCTGAAGGCGGTGGGCCGCACGCTGAACGACGAACTCGACGACTACGCGGTCGAATTCGGCCTGCACGCGGGCGATCAGGTGTCGCTGCGACTGGCCTCGGCCGCCGATGCCGCGGCGGTGGTCGAGCGCCTGCGGGCGAACCCGCCGGACGAAATCGCCGACGAGCCGGTCGAATACACCGACCAACTCCAGGTGCGCGGCCGGATGCGGACCGACGCGCTGATCTTCGAGGGCGCGTCGTCCCGCCTGGTGGTGCGTCCTTCCGGCACCGAGCCGAAGCTCAAGTGCTACCTGGAGGTGGTCGAGACGGTCGGCTCACGCGCCGACCTTCCGGGCGCGCGAAACGCTGCGCGCGTACGCCTTTCGGCGCTGCGCGACTTCTGTCTGACACTCTGA
- a CDS encoding type VII secretion target has product MRKMSADTEGIAAYGATAHVMAGEMAAAGVCAAAAEPALLGPIMGLIGADFTAAYTAAHAGQVAAIGQLSAVLTSMGGAATGAATVLTETDTAAASALQNAATELE; this is encoded by the coding sequence ATGCGAAAGATGTCGGCGGACACCGAGGGCATTGCGGCCTATGGCGCAACCGCCCACGTCATGGCGGGCGAGATGGCGGCGGCGGGGGTCTGCGCGGCCGCGGCGGAGCCCGCGTTGCTAGGCCCGATCATGGGACTCATCGGCGCCGACTTCACGGCGGCCTACACCGCGGCGCATGCCGGGCAGGTCGCCGCGATCGGCCAGCTGTCGGCCGTGCTGACGAGCATGGGTGGCGCGGCCACCGGCGCGGCGACCGTCCTCACCGAGACCGACACCGCCGCCGCGAGCGCGTTGCAGAACGCGGCCACCGAACTGGAGTGA
- the upp gene encoding uracil phosphoribosyltransferase has product MRTHTVDHPLVAALLTTMRDERTPNPAFRAALRDLTGILIYEALREAPVERFEIVTPVAATEGVRLAQPPLLVPVLRAGLGMVDAAAELIPDARIGFLGMARDEETHVPMPYMESLPADLAGSPVFVLDPMLATGGSMRYTLERLAARGATDVTAVCVVAAPEGIAALADSGLPVRLVTAVVDVGLNENAFIVPGLGDAGDRQFGPR; this is encoded by the coding sequence ATGCGCACCCACACCGTCGACCATCCACTCGTCGCCGCCCTGCTCACCACGATGCGCGACGAGCGCACGCCGAACCCGGCTTTCCGTGCCGCACTACGTGATCTGACCGGAATCCTGATCTACGAGGCGCTGCGCGAGGCGCCGGTCGAGCGTTTCGAGATCGTGACGCCCGTCGCCGCCACCGAGGGCGTCCGGTTGGCGCAGCCGCCGTTGCTGGTTCCGGTGCTACGCGCCGGGCTCGGCATGGTCGACGCTGCCGCGGAGTTGATCCCGGACGCGAGGATCGGATTCCTCGGCATGGCCCGGGACGAGGAGACCCATGTGCCCATGCCCTATATGGAATCGCTGCCCGCCGACCTCGCCGGATCGCCGGTCTTCGTGCTGGACCCGATGTTGGCCACGGGCGGCTCGATGCGCTACACCTTGGAGCGGCTCGCGGCTCGCGGCGCCACCGACGTCACCGCGGTCTGCGTCGTCGCGGCGCCGGAAGGTATTGCGGCGCTGGCCGACTCGGGGCTGCCGGTGCGGCTGGTCACGGCGGTGGTGGATGTGGGACTGAACGAGAACGCCTTCATCGTGCCCGGACTCGGCGACGCAGGCGATCGGCAGTTCGGTCCGCGCTGA
- a CDS encoding enoyl-CoA hydratase-related protein, with the protein MPYLEREGEVFVLYLGAEGQTDSENRFHPDWIDEFHALLDKVESSEGPAALVTTATGKFYSNGLDTDWLFGNMDKIHGYLDRVHSLYTRLLGFPLPTVAAINGHAFGAGAMLATSHDFRVMRADRGFYSLPEVHLGMPFTVGMNALLSERLSNQVCVQAMTTGHRYPADEAIAAGIVDGKADASALLATAVERAAALAANRKPNLPVIKRALHAKALAGLAVTTTPENLAFGAS; encoded by the coding sequence ATGCCGTATCTGGAACGTGAAGGGGAAGTGTTCGTCCTCTACCTCGGCGCAGAGGGACAGACCGACAGTGAGAACCGCTTCCACCCGGACTGGATCGACGAATTCCACGCGCTGCTGGACAAGGTCGAGAGCTCCGAGGGTCCCGCCGCGCTGGTCACCACCGCGACAGGGAAGTTCTACAGCAACGGTCTGGACACCGACTGGCTGTTCGGCAACATGGACAAGATCCACGGTTACCTCGACCGCGTGCATTCGCTCTACACCCGCCTGCTCGGCTTCCCGCTGCCGACCGTCGCGGCGATCAACGGTCACGCCTTCGGTGCGGGCGCCATGCTGGCCACCTCGCACGACTTCCGGGTGATGCGCGCCGACCGCGGCTTCTACAGCCTGCCCGAGGTGCACCTGGGCATGCCGTTCACCGTCGGCATGAACGCCCTGCTCAGCGAGCGGCTGAGCAACCAGGTGTGCGTGCAGGCGATGACCACCGGCCACCGCTACCCGGCCGACGAGGCGATCGCCGCGGGCATCGTGGACGGCAAGGCCGACGCGTCCGCGCTACTCGCGACCGCTGTCGAGCGAGCAGCCGCCCTGGCGGCCAACCGCAAGCCGAACCTGCCGGTGATCAAGCGCGCGCTGCACGCGAAGGCGCTGGCCGGACTCGCGGTGACCACCACCCCGGAGAACCTGGCCTTCGGCGCAAGCTGA
- a CDS encoding purine-nucleoside phosphorylase → MLAQEAAEAIAERTGVPRHRVAVVLGSGWQDAAAEIGAPRASVPMPELPGFGTPSAQGHVGMVHSLRVDDTPVLLLMGRQHLYEGYQPADVVHPVTAAIAAGAEIVVLTNAAGGIRSGLRVGEPVLISDHLNLTGRTPLTGATFVDLVDAWDPELRTLTREIDPSLTEGVYAGLTGPQYETPAEIRMLRTIGADLVGMSTVLEAIACRALGARVLGISLVTNLAAGVTGAHLSHAEVLAEGHAAAPRLGKLLRGVLERV, encoded by the coding sequence ATGCTTGCCCAAGAGGCCGCCGAGGCGATCGCCGAACGTACGGGAGTGCCACGCCACCGGGTCGCGGTGGTACTGGGGTCCGGCTGGCAGGACGCGGCCGCCGAGATCGGGGCGCCACGGGCGTCGGTGCCGATGCCGGAACTGCCCGGTTTCGGGACGCCGAGCGCGCAGGGCCACGTCGGCATGGTCCACTCGCTCCGGGTGGACGACACCCCCGTGCTGCTGCTGATGGGCCGCCAGCATCTCTACGAGGGCTACCAGCCCGCCGACGTGGTGCATCCGGTGACGGCGGCCATCGCCGCGGGCGCGGAGATCGTCGTGCTGACCAACGCCGCGGGCGGCATCCGTTCCGGCCTCCGGGTCGGCGAACCGGTCCTGATCAGCGATCACCTCAATCTGACCGGCCGCACGCCGCTGACCGGCGCGACCTTCGTCGATCTGGTCGACGCGTGGGATCCCGAATTGCGGACGCTGACCCGAGAAATCGACCCGAGCCTGACCGAGGGCGTGTACGCGGGCCTGACCGGTCCGCAGTACGAGACCCCGGCCGAGATCCGGATGCTGCGCACGATCGGCGCGGACCTGGTCGGCATGTCCACGGTGCTGGAGGCCATCGCCTGCCGCGCGCTCGGCGCCCGAGTACTGGGCATCTCGCTGGTCACCAACCTGGCCGCGGGGGTCACGGGCGCACACCTGTCCCATGCCGAGGTGCTCGCCGAAGGGCATGCCGCCGCGCCGCGACTCGGCAAACTACTGCGCGGCGTGCTGGAACGGGTGTAG
- a CDS encoding C40 family peptidase, with protein MIDINALAKPILDLLASFGSGVLPTGGPTDALRSTSAVVDQIHQMGRDSINGMNAAWDGRAADAATAKALRVQTSAATISDRGNEMATVVNQAAAEVETGQKELTDIAQSFVNTAASMGPALATPQGLTVLVGSAIDHLGQALNVVGRVQNELHTQTASMNELTPPPPTPPPAGLPVAASASGVQQLVSTASGVLTGAGQMMNTAMSSPRSQGTPGTTRGTPGVPRPDTGSGMPDDGKGVKLTLPDGSVVEAPNEQAATAVRSAIGTLGTPYVWGGNTPGAGLDCSGLTKYAYGEAGVDLPRLAAEQGSGGTPVSPGDLMPGDLAIWDGHVAMVVGNGQFVEAGDPVQISSIRTENSGMDFYGFYRPTT; from the coding sequence GTGATCGATATCAACGCGCTGGCCAAACCGATCCTGGACCTGCTCGCCAGCTTCGGCTCCGGCGTGCTGCCCACCGGCGGTCCCACCGACGCGCTGCGCAGCACCTCGGCCGTGGTCGACCAGATCCATCAAATGGGTCGCGACAGCATCAACGGGATGAACGCCGCGTGGGACGGCCGCGCCGCGGACGCCGCCACCGCCAAGGCACTCCGGGTGCAGACCTCCGCGGCCACCATCTCCGATCGCGGCAACGAGATGGCCACGGTGGTGAACCAGGCGGCCGCCGAGGTCGAGACGGGCCAGAAAGAACTCACCGATATCGCGCAGTCGTTCGTGAACACCGCGGCGAGCATGGGGCCTGCCTTGGCGACGCCGCAGGGGCTGACGGTGCTCGTCGGCTCGGCGATCGACCATCTCGGCCAAGCGCTCAACGTGGTCGGCCGGGTGCAGAACGAGTTGCACACGCAGACCGCGTCGATGAACGAGCTGACCCCACCGCCACCGACCCCGCCGCCCGCCGGACTCCCCGTCGCCGCTTCCGCCTCCGGCGTCCAGCAGCTGGTTTCCACCGCGTCCGGCGTGCTCACCGGCGCGGGCCAGATGATGAACACCGCGATGAGCTCGCCCCGCTCCCAAGGAACTCCCGGGACCACGCGGGGCACTCCGGGTGTGCCCCGGCCCGACACCGGTTCGGGGATGCCCGACGACGGCAAAGGCGTGAAGCTCACGCTGCCCGACGGCAGCGTCGTGGAGGCGCCGAACGAGCAGGCCGCCACGGCGGTCCGCTCGGCAATCGGCACCCTCGGCACCCCCTACGTCTGGGGCGGCAACACCCCCGGCGCGGGATTGGACTGCAGTGGGCTCACCAAATACGCCTACGGCGAGGCGGGCGTCGACCTGCCCCGGCTCGCGGCCGAGCAGGGCAGCGGGGGCACACCGGTCTCCCCCGGCGACCTGATGCCCGGCGACCTCGCGATCTGGGATGGCCACGTGGCAATGGTGGTCGGCAACGGCCAGTTCGTCGAGGCGGGTGACCCGGTCCAGATCAGCTCGATTCGAACGGAGAACTCAGGTATGGACTTCTACGGTTTCTACAGGCCGACAACATGA